A region from the Linepithema humile isolate Giens D197 chromosome 1, Lhum_UNIL_v1.0, whole genome shotgun sequence genome encodes:
- the LOC105669529 gene encoding uncharacterized protein, translating to MIMDEAMCDEQKTVQFFVSSDTYYSFIPPYCVQENQQELTRWNPWRNCRLEAIPWTQQWYNQQQQQQEDVNMSFCRNRKRNRHDNDKGWPIEERKKPRRDMATSALFMVQEAEKARYKSETLDMDLDTDTANCTTLEQFSTTKENWAAGSPGLDKVDKHLLSSGDVKLDESNKDYEKLLFTTHGCTIYHHERILLNNQIDI from the exons atgataatggaTGAAGCAATGTGCGATGAGCAAAAAActgtgcaattttttgtatcatccGACACATATTACAGCTTCATACCACCATACTGCGTGCAGGAAAACCAGCAAG AATTAACCAGATGGAATCCGTGGCGCAATTGCCGATTGGAGGCCATCCCTTGGACCCAGCAATGGTACAatcagcaacagcagcaacaggaGGACGTCAATATGTCGTTTTGCAGGAATCGGAAGCGAAATCGGCATGATAATGACAAAGGGTGGCCTATTGAAGAGCGAAAAAAACCTCGAAGGG ATATGGCAACGTCTGCATTGTTTATGGTACAAGAAGCAGAAAAAGCACGTTATAAGTCAGAAACATTAGACATGGACTTAGATACCGATACTGCCAATTGTACAACTTTGGAACAATTTTCAACGACAAAAGAGAATTGGGCAGCAGGTAGTCCTGGCTTAGATAAAGTAGATAAACACTTATTGTCAAGTGGAGATGTAAAATTAGACGAAAGCAACAAAGACTATGAAAAATTGTTGTTCACCACTCATGGGTGTACCATCTATCACCATGAGCGAATACTGCTGAATAATCAGATAGACATTTGA
- the LOC105669527 gene encoding uncharacterized protein DDB_G0284459 isoform X1, whose translation MSPGINGDGPRNTGTLPKNNRRNDRNREQSVQHQIANRLMSHSQEQYCNNLFQLEWQSLNEREREPRASRAAKNSNTRSASSLPFCSYFPTYQDLSDCSSHSSGRQCNYTPEEYISWPKMVLPTDPRTQSPPRMQSGTKPSNVNKMPDRSQVESRLNQIRDYIRSTATMMDSLSQSSDPRAQAQHEKLTRLVEDLHDSEIKLSKLLEQYHNHEISDENGENGREDVDEGGDAGREMHLRRNMEEYQTKLAQLQEHQASLVGMQIRVRERLNEARQAQQILLQQENQNTSNTATWESNRAPSTGPANVEQLESETAVLRGKLAQLQTKKKHMDHLVAELQAIESSDRGSCSSEGSRNTIRDKAAELEAMKAQLAHIKALMEDGVRIRDSVDSTSEPEQDMDVNGESAVDMITEDVSNISFECRSDGDDIGHGKFRNSIPTLEDIQNVTRELKEQSVLLQATRAELQRLKQPLSAAAHPTSSSSFSSSSPPPALIPLNAGEKKQSNNVSTETQPIQAKRRQLEDLIKKEQAQSSNVNRDIQAPDQNSQKSSGSQASHTSTPANIWPASAAAGAGDSNEHSVDGISTSENLLDIGPQTIAAENGGFNGNWWACPVPPPTMNQGQPGSVEFYRQLLLGSQAQQLQMMGTTLHHCCQLLWAQQRELQSMRTAITQLQLQTRSQNQTPQRANNIENQEEYSNLSRNVHNLGDTLDATLPPSSSLPNLVSLPNSSAALSHTPIVTSNSQQQQQQLNNQVPPGNRANNYWDNFRSYSRQNLLSGNVKTMTESSAAIANSSSSANTTNTSGSSVNSSLIKDKRNREQGTDNLPLPLTGAEAQYSLNLQLPSNLQQQDRENATIRSNIIANEVSQQVDNLWEETHSSFRISSATNDDNLLNNLSSEMKEAIGSLIAVNKKRPDYLIIILKEVKTISEDHRLRSHLLRTLRALQDTQTLNNPLNEVSDLTPSESCQSSDEDSDVGAMLGFCLENQSSGTELVATSHVDTASSPTSSQVPLIEHLEISGTFSLDCANALPSTSNAKSAYNEDLAEADQSRPDSSRNSHQKLSTNDVDNEEGQEEAASYPITAEAAIPDLEGLADKTEDERAEDNCEELDKLFTRLYH comes from the exons TTTCAACTGGAGTGGCAGTCACTGAACGAGCGTGAACGTGAACCAAGAGCATCAAGAGCAGCAAAGAATAGTAACACAAGATCAGCTTCCTCTTTACCATTTTGCTCATACTTTCCTACATACCAAGATTTATCCGACTGTT CATCACACAGCTCAGGAAGGCAGTGCAATTACACTCCAGAAGAATACATATCTTGGCCAAAAATGGTGCTGCCTACTGACCCTAGAACTCAATCACCACCACGAATGCAATCAGGCACCAAACCTTCTAACGTGAATAAAATG CCTGACAGAAGTCAAGTAGAAAGCCGCTTAAACCAGATCAGGGACTATATTAGATCCACTGCAACAATGATGGATTCTCTCAGTCAGTCTTCCGATCct CGCGCACAAGCCCAGCATGAAAAATTAACTAGACTGGTGGAGGATCTGCACGATAGTGAGATAAAGCTGTCTAAATTATTGGAACAATATCATAATCACGAAATTTCTGATGAG AACGGTGAAAACGGAAGAGAAGACGTTGATGAAGGCGGCGATGCTGGTAGAGAGATGCACTTACGGAGGAATATGGAAGAATATCAGACCAAGCTCGCACAATTACAAGAACATCAAGCTAGCTTAGTGGGCATGCAGATACGCGTCAGAGAAAGATTAAACGAGGCGCGTCAAGCTCAACAAATACTTTTGCAACAggaaaatcaaaatacatCGAATACTGCTACATGGGAAAGCAACCGCGCACCTTCAACAGGTCCTGCTAATGTTGAGCAACTTGAGTCGGAAACAGCGGTTCTTAGAGGAAAGTTAGCGCAACTTCAGACAAAGAAAAAGCACATGGATCACTTGGTAGCGGAACTACAAGCCATAGAATCATCCGATAGAGGCAGTTGt aGTTCCGAAGGCTCAAGAAACACAATAAGAGATAAAGCCGCAGAATTAGAAGCGATGAAAGCACAGCTTGCGCATATAAAGGCTCTAATGGAAGATGGCGTAAGAATTCGCGACTCTGTAGATTCAACTTCCGAACCTGAGCAAGATATGGACGTGAACGGAGAAAGTGCAGTAGATATGATTACTGAAGATGTGTCAAACATCTCATTCGAATGCCGAAGCGACGGTGACGACATCGGTCATGGAAAGTTTCGAAATTCTATACCGACACTTGAAGATATACAG AATGTGACACGAGAGCTTAAAGAACAATCTGTCTTGCTTCAAGCCACGCGAGCCGAATTGCAACGTTTAAAACAACCATTATCCGCAGCTGCCCATCCTACTTCTTCGTCTTCCTTCTCATCTTCCAGTCCGCCTCCAGCGCTTATACCTTTAAATGCAGGCGAGAAGAAGCAGAGTAATAATGTCAGTACAGAGACTCAGCCCATACAAGCGAAAAGACGCCAACTGGAAGATCTTATAAAAAAG gaacAAGCGCAATCCTCCAATGTGAATCGAGATATTCAAGCGCCGGATCAAAATAGTCAAAAAAGTTCTGGTTCTCAAGCTAGTCACACTAGTACACCTGCAAACATCTGGCCGGCTTCTGCAGCTGCAG GTGCAGGAGATTCTAACGAGCACAGTGTAGACGGTATATCTACGTCGGAAAATTTATTGGACATTGGTCCACAAACCATCGCTGCTGAAAATGGTGGATTTAACGGAAATTGGTGGGCCTGTCCTGTGCCACCTCCAACTATGAATCAAGGACAACCAG GTTCGGTCGAATTTTATCGGCAGTTATTATTAGGTTCACAAGCTCAACAATTGCAAATGATGGGTACAACGCTGCACCACTGTTGTCAGCTTTTGTGGGCGCAACAACGCGAGCTGCAATCCATGCGCACCGCAATTACTCAGCTGCAGTTACAAACGAGATCGCAAAATCAGACTCCGCAGCGCGccaataatattgaaaatcaagAGGAATACTCGAATTTGAGTCGCAATGTTCACAATCTCGGCGACACGTTGGACGCAACTTTACCGCCCAGTTCGTCCTTGCCGAATCTTGTGTCTCTACCTAATTCTTCAGCAGCATTATCGCACACTCCGATAGTTACATCTAATtcgcagcagcaacagcagcaattGAACAATCAAGTACCTCCTGGTAATAGAGCGAACAACTACTGGGACAATTTTCGAAG CTATTCTCGACAAAATTTGCTATCAGGAAATGTAAAGACTATGACTGAATCCTCAGCGGCTATAGCAAATTCGTCATCTTCTGCAAATACAACCAATACAAGCGGAAGTAGCGTCAACAGTTCGCtaat AAAAGACAAGCGAAATCGAGAACAAGGAACTGACAACTTACCTTTGCCATTAACTGGTGCAGAAGCACaatattcattgaatttaCAATTGCCATCGAATTTACAGCAGCAAGACAGAGAAAATGCTACTATTCGTAGTAACATAATAGCAAACGAGGTGTCTCAACAAGTCGATAATCTTTGGGAGGAAACTCATAGTTCTTTTCGGATATCATCTGCAACAAATGATGACAATCTTCTTAATAATCTAAG TTCAGAGATGAAAGAGGCGATCGGTTCACTCATCGCAGTAAATAAAAAGCGACccgattatttaataattattttgaaagaagTTAAGACCATCAGCGAGGATCACAGATTGCGGTCTCATTTGTTAAGAACACTACGCGCTTTACAAGACACGCAAACACTGAATAACCCATTG AATGAGGTGTCCGACTTAACTCCAAGTGAAAGTTGCCAATCTAGCGATGAAGATTCGGACGTTGGTGCAATGCTAGGCTTCTGTTTGGAAAACCAATCATCTGGGACTGAATTGGTTGCAACATCTCATGTAGACACGGCCTCTTCTCCAACTTCATCTCAAGTACCATTAATAGAGCATCTGGAAATATcg GGCACATTTTCACTCGATTGTGCGAATGCTCTGCCTTCCACTTCTAACGCCAAATCCGCTTATAACGAGGACTTGGCGGAAGCTGATCAATCGCGACCTGATTCTTCAAGAAATTCTCatcaaaaa CTTTCTACTAATGATGTGGATAACGAAGAAGGGCAAGAAGAAGCAGCATCTTATCCGATTACTGCAGAAGCAGCTATTCCTGATCTTGAAGGCCTTGCTGACAAAACTGAAGATGAAAGAGCAGAGGATAATTGCGAAGAACTTGATAAGTTATTTACTAGATTATATCAttaa
- the LOC105669527 gene encoding AF4/FMR2 family member lilli isoform X3, whose protein sequence is MVLPTDPRTQSPPRMQSGTKPSNVNKMPDRSQVESRLNQIRDYIRSTATMMDSLSQSSDPRAQAQHEKLTRLVEDLHDSEIKLSKLLEQYHNHEISDENGENGREDVDEGGDAGREMHLRRNMEEYQTKLAQLQEHQASLVGMQIRVRERLNEARQAQQILLQQENQNTSNTATWESNRAPSTGPANVEQLESETAVLRGKLAQLQTKKKHMDHLVAELQAIESSDRGSCSSEGSRNTIRDKAAELEAMKAQLAHIKALMEDGVRIRDSVDSTSEPEQDMDVNGESAVDMITEDVSNISFECRSDGDDIGHGKFRNSIPTLEDIQNVTRELKEQSVLLQATRAELQRLKQPLSAAAHPTSSSSFSSSSPPPALIPLNAGEKKQSNNVSTETQPIQAKRRQLEDLIKKEQAQSSNVNRDIQAPDQNSQKSSGSQASHTSTPANIWPASAAAGAGDSNEHSVDGISTSENLLDIGPQTIAAENGGFNGNWWACPVPPPTMNQGQPGSVEFYRQLLLGSQAQQLQMMGTTLHHCCQLLWAQQRELQSMRTAITQLQLQTRSQNQTPQRANNIENQEEYSNLSRNVHNLGDTLDATLPPSSSLPNLVSLPNSSAALSHTPIVTSNSQQQQQQLNNQVPPGNRANNYWDNFRSYSRQNLLSGNVKTMTESSAAIANSSSSANTTNTSGSSVNSSLIKDKRNREQGTDNLPLPLTGAEAQYSLNLQLPSNLQQQDRENATIRSNIIANEVSQQVDNLWEETHSSFRISSATNDDNLLNNLSSEMKEAIGSLIAVNKKRPDYLIIILKEVKTISEDHRLRSHLLRTLRALQDTQTLNNPLNEVSDLTPSESCQSSDEDSDVGAMLGFCLENQSSGTELVATSHVDTASSPTSSQVPLIEHLEISGTFSLDCANALPSTSNAKSAYNEDLAEADQSRPDSSRNSHQKLSTNDVDNEEGQEEAASYPITAEAAIPDLEGLADKTEDERAEDNCEELDKLFTRLYH, encoded by the exons ATGGTGCTGCCTACTGACCCTAGAACTCAATCACCACCACGAATGCAATCAGGCACCAAACCTTCTAACGTGAATAAAATG CCTGACAGAAGTCAAGTAGAAAGCCGCTTAAACCAGATCAGGGACTATATTAGATCCACTGCAACAATGATGGATTCTCTCAGTCAGTCTTCCGATCct CGCGCACAAGCCCAGCATGAAAAATTAACTAGACTGGTGGAGGATCTGCACGATAGTGAGATAAAGCTGTCTAAATTATTGGAACAATATCATAATCACGAAATTTCTGATGAG AACGGTGAAAACGGAAGAGAAGACGTTGATGAAGGCGGCGATGCTGGTAGAGAGATGCACTTACGGAGGAATATGGAAGAATATCAGACCAAGCTCGCACAATTACAAGAACATCAAGCTAGCTTAGTGGGCATGCAGATACGCGTCAGAGAAAGATTAAACGAGGCGCGTCAAGCTCAACAAATACTTTTGCAACAggaaaatcaaaatacatCGAATACTGCTACATGGGAAAGCAACCGCGCACCTTCAACAGGTCCTGCTAATGTTGAGCAACTTGAGTCGGAAACAGCGGTTCTTAGAGGAAAGTTAGCGCAACTTCAGACAAAGAAAAAGCACATGGATCACTTGGTAGCGGAACTACAAGCCATAGAATCATCCGATAGAGGCAGTTGt aGTTCCGAAGGCTCAAGAAACACAATAAGAGATAAAGCCGCAGAATTAGAAGCGATGAAAGCACAGCTTGCGCATATAAAGGCTCTAATGGAAGATGGCGTAAGAATTCGCGACTCTGTAGATTCAACTTCCGAACCTGAGCAAGATATGGACGTGAACGGAGAAAGTGCAGTAGATATGATTACTGAAGATGTGTCAAACATCTCATTCGAATGCCGAAGCGACGGTGACGACATCGGTCATGGAAAGTTTCGAAATTCTATACCGACACTTGAAGATATACAG AATGTGACACGAGAGCTTAAAGAACAATCTGTCTTGCTTCAAGCCACGCGAGCCGAATTGCAACGTTTAAAACAACCATTATCCGCAGCTGCCCATCCTACTTCTTCGTCTTCCTTCTCATCTTCCAGTCCGCCTCCAGCGCTTATACCTTTAAATGCAGGCGAGAAGAAGCAGAGTAATAATGTCAGTACAGAGACTCAGCCCATACAAGCGAAAAGACGCCAACTGGAAGATCTTATAAAAAAG gaacAAGCGCAATCCTCCAATGTGAATCGAGATATTCAAGCGCCGGATCAAAATAGTCAAAAAAGTTCTGGTTCTCAAGCTAGTCACACTAGTACACCTGCAAACATCTGGCCGGCTTCTGCAGCTGCAG GTGCAGGAGATTCTAACGAGCACAGTGTAGACGGTATATCTACGTCGGAAAATTTATTGGACATTGGTCCACAAACCATCGCTGCTGAAAATGGTGGATTTAACGGAAATTGGTGGGCCTGTCCTGTGCCACCTCCAACTATGAATCAAGGACAACCAG GTTCGGTCGAATTTTATCGGCAGTTATTATTAGGTTCACAAGCTCAACAATTGCAAATGATGGGTACAACGCTGCACCACTGTTGTCAGCTTTTGTGGGCGCAACAACGCGAGCTGCAATCCATGCGCACCGCAATTACTCAGCTGCAGTTACAAACGAGATCGCAAAATCAGACTCCGCAGCGCGccaataatattgaaaatcaagAGGAATACTCGAATTTGAGTCGCAATGTTCACAATCTCGGCGACACGTTGGACGCAACTTTACCGCCCAGTTCGTCCTTGCCGAATCTTGTGTCTCTACCTAATTCTTCAGCAGCATTATCGCACACTCCGATAGTTACATCTAATtcgcagcagcaacagcagcaattGAACAATCAAGTACCTCCTGGTAATAGAGCGAACAACTACTGGGACAATTTTCGAAG CTATTCTCGACAAAATTTGCTATCAGGAAATGTAAAGACTATGACTGAATCCTCAGCGGCTATAGCAAATTCGTCATCTTCTGCAAATACAACCAATACAAGCGGAAGTAGCGTCAACAGTTCGCtaat AAAAGACAAGCGAAATCGAGAACAAGGAACTGACAACTTACCTTTGCCATTAACTGGTGCAGAAGCACaatattcattgaatttaCAATTGCCATCGAATTTACAGCAGCAAGACAGAGAAAATGCTACTATTCGTAGTAACATAATAGCAAACGAGGTGTCTCAACAAGTCGATAATCTTTGGGAGGAAACTCATAGTTCTTTTCGGATATCATCTGCAACAAATGATGACAATCTTCTTAATAATCTAAG TTCAGAGATGAAAGAGGCGATCGGTTCACTCATCGCAGTAAATAAAAAGCGACccgattatttaataattattttgaaagaagTTAAGACCATCAGCGAGGATCACAGATTGCGGTCTCATTTGTTAAGAACACTACGCGCTTTACAAGACACGCAAACACTGAATAACCCATTG AATGAGGTGTCCGACTTAACTCCAAGTGAAAGTTGCCAATCTAGCGATGAAGATTCGGACGTTGGTGCAATGCTAGGCTTCTGTTTGGAAAACCAATCATCTGGGACTGAATTGGTTGCAACATCTCATGTAGACACGGCCTCTTCTCCAACTTCATCTCAAGTACCATTAATAGAGCATCTGGAAATATcg GGCACATTTTCACTCGATTGTGCGAATGCTCTGCCTTCCACTTCTAACGCCAAATCCGCTTATAACGAGGACTTGGCGGAAGCTGATCAATCGCGACCTGATTCTTCAAGAAATTCTCatcaaaaa CTTTCTACTAATGATGTGGATAACGAAGAAGGGCAAGAAGAAGCAGCATCTTATCCGATTACTGCAGAAGCAGCTATTCCTGATCTTGAAGGCCTTGCTGACAAAACTGAAGATGAAAGAGCAGAGGATAATTGCGAAGAACTTGATAAGTTATTTACTAGATTATATCAttaa
- the LOC105669527 gene encoding uncharacterized protein isoform X2, with translation MSPGINGDGPRNTGTLPKNNRRNDRNREQSVQHQIANRLMSHSQEQYCNNLFQLEWQSLNEREREPRASRAAKNSNTRSASSLPFCSYFPTYQDLSDCSSHSSGRQCNYTPEEYISWPKMVLPTDPRTQSPPRMQSGTKPSNVNKMPDRSQVESRLNQIRDYIRSTATMMDSLSQSSDPNGENGREDVDEGGDAGREMHLRRNMEEYQTKLAQLQEHQASLVGMQIRVRERLNEARQAQQILLQQENQNTSNTATWESNRAPSTGPANVEQLESETAVLRGKLAQLQTKKKHMDHLVAELQAIESSDRGSCSSEGSRNTIRDKAAELEAMKAQLAHIKALMEDGVRIRDSVDSTSEPEQDMDVNGESAVDMITEDVSNISFECRSDGDDIGHGKFRNSIPTLEDIQNVTRELKEQSVLLQATRAELQRLKQPLSAAAHPTSSSSFSSSSPPPALIPLNAGEKKQSNNVSTETQPIQAKRRQLEDLIKKEQAQSSNVNRDIQAPDQNSQKSSGSQASHTSTPANIWPASAAAGAGDSNEHSVDGISTSENLLDIGPQTIAAENGGFNGNWWACPVPPPTMNQGQPGSVEFYRQLLLGSQAQQLQMMGTTLHHCCQLLWAQQRELQSMRTAITQLQLQTRSQNQTPQRANNIENQEEYSNLSRNVHNLGDTLDATLPPSSSLPNLVSLPNSSAALSHTPIVTSNSQQQQQQLNNQVPPGNRANNYWDNFRSYSRQNLLSGNVKTMTESSAAIANSSSSANTTNTSGSSVNSSLIKDKRNREQGTDNLPLPLTGAEAQYSLNLQLPSNLQQQDRENATIRSNIIANEVSQQVDNLWEETHSSFRISSATNDDNLLNNLSSEMKEAIGSLIAVNKKRPDYLIIILKEVKTISEDHRLRSHLLRTLRALQDTQTLNNPLNEVSDLTPSESCQSSDEDSDVGAMLGFCLENQSSGTELVATSHVDTASSPTSSQVPLIEHLEISGTFSLDCANALPSTSNAKSAYNEDLAEADQSRPDSSRNSHQKLSTNDVDNEEGQEEAASYPITAEAAIPDLEGLADKTEDERAEDNCEELDKLFTRLYH, from the exons TTTCAACTGGAGTGGCAGTCACTGAACGAGCGTGAACGTGAACCAAGAGCATCAAGAGCAGCAAAGAATAGTAACACAAGATCAGCTTCCTCTTTACCATTTTGCTCATACTTTCCTACATACCAAGATTTATCCGACTGTT CATCACACAGCTCAGGAAGGCAGTGCAATTACACTCCAGAAGAATACATATCTTGGCCAAAAATGGTGCTGCCTACTGACCCTAGAACTCAATCACCACCACGAATGCAATCAGGCACCAAACCTTCTAACGTGAATAAAATG CCTGACAGAAGTCAAGTAGAAAGCCGCTTAAACCAGATCAGGGACTATATTAGATCCACTGCAACAATGATGGATTCTCTCAGTCAGTCTTCCGATCct AACGGTGAAAACGGAAGAGAAGACGTTGATGAAGGCGGCGATGCTGGTAGAGAGATGCACTTACGGAGGAATATGGAAGAATATCAGACCAAGCTCGCACAATTACAAGAACATCAAGCTAGCTTAGTGGGCATGCAGATACGCGTCAGAGAAAGATTAAACGAGGCGCGTCAAGCTCAACAAATACTTTTGCAACAggaaaatcaaaatacatCGAATACTGCTACATGGGAAAGCAACCGCGCACCTTCAACAGGTCCTGCTAATGTTGAGCAACTTGAGTCGGAAACAGCGGTTCTTAGAGGAAAGTTAGCGCAACTTCAGACAAAGAAAAAGCACATGGATCACTTGGTAGCGGAACTACAAGCCATAGAATCATCCGATAGAGGCAGTTGt aGTTCCGAAGGCTCAAGAAACACAATAAGAGATAAAGCCGCAGAATTAGAAGCGATGAAAGCACAGCTTGCGCATATAAAGGCTCTAATGGAAGATGGCGTAAGAATTCGCGACTCTGTAGATTCAACTTCCGAACCTGAGCAAGATATGGACGTGAACGGAGAAAGTGCAGTAGATATGATTACTGAAGATGTGTCAAACATCTCATTCGAATGCCGAAGCGACGGTGACGACATCGGTCATGGAAAGTTTCGAAATTCTATACCGACACTTGAAGATATACAG AATGTGACACGAGAGCTTAAAGAACAATCTGTCTTGCTTCAAGCCACGCGAGCCGAATTGCAACGTTTAAAACAACCATTATCCGCAGCTGCCCATCCTACTTCTTCGTCTTCCTTCTCATCTTCCAGTCCGCCTCCAGCGCTTATACCTTTAAATGCAGGCGAGAAGAAGCAGAGTAATAATGTCAGTACAGAGACTCAGCCCATACAAGCGAAAAGACGCCAACTGGAAGATCTTATAAAAAAG gaacAAGCGCAATCCTCCAATGTGAATCGAGATATTCAAGCGCCGGATCAAAATAGTCAAAAAAGTTCTGGTTCTCAAGCTAGTCACACTAGTACACCTGCAAACATCTGGCCGGCTTCTGCAGCTGCAG GTGCAGGAGATTCTAACGAGCACAGTGTAGACGGTATATCTACGTCGGAAAATTTATTGGACATTGGTCCACAAACCATCGCTGCTGAAAATGGTGGATTTAACGGAAATTGGTGGGCCTGTCCTGTGCCACCTCCAACTATGAATCAAGGACAACCAG GTTCGGTCGAATTTTATCGGCAGTTATTATTAGGTTCACAAGCTCAACAATTGCAAATGATGGGTACAACGCTGCACCACTGTTGTCAGCTTTTGTGGGCGCAACAACGCGAGCTGCAATCCATGCGCACCGCAATTACTCAGCTGCAGTTACAAACGAGATCGCAAAATCAGACTCCGCAGCGCGccaataatattgaaaatcaagAGGAATACTCGAATTTGAGTCGCAATGTTCACAATCTCGGCGACACGTTGGACGCAACTTTACCGCCCAGTTCGTCCTTGCCGAATCTTGTGTCTCTACCTAATTCTTCAGCAGCATTATCGCACACTCCGATAGTTACATCTAATtcgcagcagcaacagcagcaattGAACAATCAAGTACCTCCTGGTAATAGAGCGAACAACTACTGGGACAATTTTCGAAG CTATTCTCGACAAAATTTGCTATCAGGAAATGTAAAGACTATGACTGAATCCTCAGCGGCTATAGCAAATTCGTCATCTTCTGCAAATACAACCAATACAAGCGGAAGTAGCGTCAACAGTTCGCtaat AAAAGACAAGCGAAATCGAGAACAAGGAACTGACAACTTACCTTTGCCATTAACTGGTGCAGAAGCACaatattcattgaatttaCAATTGCCATCGAATTTACAGCAGCAAGACAGAGAAAATGCTACTATTCGTAGTAACATAATAGCAAACGAGGTGTCTCAACAAGTCGATAATCTTTGGGAGGAAACTCATAGTTCTTTTCGGATATCATCTGCAACAAATGATGACAATCTTCTTAATAATCTAAG TTCAGAGATGAAAGAGGCGATCGGTTCACTCATCGCAGTAAATAAAAAGCGACccgattatttaataattattttgaaagaagTTAAGACCATCAGCGAGGATCACAGATTGCGGTCTCATTTGTTAAGAACACTACGCGCTTTACAAGACACGCAAACACTGAATAACCCATTG AATGAGGTGTCCGACTTAACTCCAAGTGAAAGTTGCCAATCTAGCGATGAAGATTCGGACGTTGGTGCAATGCTAGGCTTCTGTTTGGAAAACCAATCATCTGGGACTGAATTGGTTGCAACATCTCATGTAGACACGGCCTCTTCTCCAACTTCATCTCAAGTACCATTAATAGAGCATCTGGAAATATcg GGCACATTTTCACTCGATTGTGCGAATGCTCTGCCTTCCACTTCTAACGCCAAATCCGCTTATAACGAGGACTTGGCGGAAGCTGATCAATCGCGACCTGATTCTTCAAGAAATTCTCatcaaaaa CTTTCTACTAATGATGTGGATAACGAAGAAGGGCAAGAAGAAGCAGCATCTTATCCGATTACTGCAGAAGCAGCTATTCCTGATCTTGAAGGCCTTGCTGACAAAACTGAAGATGAAAGAGCAGAGGATAATTGCGAAGAACTTGATAAGTTATTTACTAGATTATATCAttaa